The Polyangium aurulentum genomic interval CGCTTCTCCGGCCCATATCCCTCGGACGCCGCGCGCAGCACGTGCACGAGGCGCATGAGCGGGATGTCGAGGCCGTAGATGGCGTCCGACCCGCCATTCAGCTCGTCCTTGAAGAAGTTGTATCGGACGAGCTTCTTCTTGTTGTCGGTGTACTCCTCCGTGCCGTACCGGATGATCATGTCGTACGCCCGCTGGAAGGCGTTCCGCGTGACCTGCGGCTGCTTGCGGACGAGTTGGAGGTACTCCTCGAAGCTCCCCTCCCACGAGAGGTCGCGATACAGCGCGTAGTCCTGCATCGCCGCAATCTTGCCGACCAGATTGTGACCGTCGCCCATTTCGCCGTTCCTCTGTCCTTCTGCTCGCCCTTTGCCCGACTCACCTACGTCCCCCCAGGGTGGTGAATCGTTCGCCGGCGGAGCCCGTGATCGCCGTGCGACGCGAGCGCGCCGCGCGGCCTCGCCGGCTTTCGTGGAGGTCCTTGGGGGCCCTGAGCTTACAACACGGATCAAGGGGAGGCGAACGCCGCCGCCCCTTGTAAGAACGAGGTCCACGCCGGCTTGTCCTCGGCCGATACCGTGACGAGACCCAGCGAGCAGATGTATGCAGCGTAGGGACCATCCGGAGGCTCGCCCTGCGCAGCCGCTCGTTCCGAGCAGCGAACAGGCCCCAGATCGCCGAGCATCTCCACGTTCACGAACCCGAAGCTCGCGCGCCGCGGCCCGAGCGCACCGAAAAACGTCTCCAGAAACAGCGCCTGCTTGGCCGGAGAGCCGCCCACGACGGACGAGCTCGGATACCCGAACGACTCGAGCAAAATGGGCTTTTCGCCGGCGCTCGCGACCATCGCGTCCGCGTGGGCAGCAATCCCCGTCGTCAGCCCCGCCTCCTTTTCGCCGAGCCCCGGCAGGTACGACAGGACGGCCATGTCGCTCGCCTCCAGCAGCGGCTCGAAGGACGGATCGGGCAGCGTCGCACCCACGAAAGAGAAGCCCACCCCCACACGCAAATCAGGAGACGCCCCGGGGTGCGCGCGAGCGTGCGCGAGGGCGTCCAGCGCGAAGATCTCGAAGCCCGGGCGCAGCTCGGGGTGCGCGGCGAGGTAGACGTCGACGTCGCGACCGAGGACCAGGCTCGAAAGGGAGGGGCCGAGCGCGTCGATGGATCCGTCGATGGCCTGATGGACCGCGTCGCGGACCTCGGGCGCGTCCCAGGGCGCGCCGACGAGCTCCGACGGGCGGGTGTCCTCGGCGCGATCGACGAGCGCGAGCGTGAGCGCGATCGAGACCTCGTGTTTGCTGTAGAAAGCGCCCTCCTGCGCGAGCGCGGCGAGCGCCGTGGCGTCGAGATCGCGAAGGGCGCGGCGCATGACCACGCCGCGCGCGCCGGCCGCGAGGACCTTGAGGCGCGCGTCGATCACCTGGCCGATCGAGGGTGTGCCGTCGCCGGCCGGGTTGGGCGTGAGGGCGACGAGGACGGGCGCGGAGGAGGCGTCGCTCGCGTCCGTGGACGAACCCGCGTCTTCGAGCGAGGCCTCGGGCCAGCCGGCATCGAGCATGGAACCGCCGTCGCCGACAGGGCCGGGCGAGGTGATCAGATCGGGCCGTCCAACGGCCTCGCAGGCGACCGTCGCGATGGAGGTCGCAAGAGGAATGGCTCCGAGCAGGAGCCAGCGATGAAGCAAGCGCACGCTTGGATCGTAACGAAATCCGAGCCGCTCGGCTCGCGCGTCAGGGAGGGCCGCCGAGGCGCGGAGGCGCAGGCGTGGACGACCCGGGCGGCAAGCGCGACGCGCCCCACACCATGCCGCCGCTCTCGATCACGCCCGGCCAGGAATCCACGTAGCGCGGCGGCTCGCCCGGACCAGAAGCGTCAATCCACAGCGCATGCCCGGTGCCGGGACGGCGCACGTCGACGTGAACGAACTTGCTGTTGGGGTAGAAGCCGCAGCCGACGTCCTCGAGCTTGCGACAGAACTGCAAGAGCGTCGCGTTCGGCACGCCGTGGACCTGGATGTCCATCGCGCGCGCGGCCGCGTGCATGCTCTGGTGCGACGTCCCCGCGACGATCGCGCCGGGCCGGTAGCCGCTGTAGATGTAGATCGAGCGCCAGGGGAAGGCGTCGGCGACCTTCTGCAGGAGCCACAAGAGGCGCGGGTGCACGAGGCGCACGTCGGGGACCCACTCGCCGCGCTGCGCGGCCTCGGGATCGGGCTCGTCGGGGAGCAGCTCGCCCGGGCGTGGAGCCTCGGGCGGGCGCGCCATGAGCGAGAGGCGATCGAGCGCGTCGGGCTCGACCGATCCGTCGCAGCGAACGAGGGGAAAGACGTCGCGCTCGCCGGAGTAGCGGACGAAGACCGCGGGGCGGCGGCGGCATCTCCAGTCGCGCACGGGCTTCTGCGGCGGGGCCCAGAGCGAGTCGAAGCCGTTGGAGACGAAGCTGCGCCCGGTGGACGCGAAGAACGCGTGCGCGCGGCTCGGGTCGAGGCCGCTCCACGCGGGAACGACGTCGGGCTCGATGCGCAAGAGCCCTCCCGGACGGCGCGGCGCGAAGCCGAAGAGGGGCACGTCGGCCTGCATCTGCTCGTCGTCGAGCAGCGCGACGCGCATGGCCTCGAGCTCGCCGTCGCGAGGCTCATCGGCGAGCATGTCGCCTTCCATCTCGGCGTGCGAAGGCCGCCACGCGAGCTGCCACCACGGGTCGTTGCGCCACTGGCCGAACTTGCCCCAGAGGTAGCCACGCATCGGGCCGGGCCGCTCGATCTCGGCGTTGTGGAACGAGCGCAAGAGGCCGAGGCGCGGCGCTGACGGATCGTCGAGCTTGAAGGTGTAGAGCTTCGGCGGCTCGTCGAGCAGGCTCGCGGCTGCGGGCGCGCTCGGGGCGAGCGTGGCGGCGGCGAGCCCTAGCGCGATCAGGGAAGCGAAGCGCCCAGGCCGCGCGCGACCTCTCTCGGCGCGACGCCCCTCCCCTCGATTCACGCGGCCCTGCGGTGTCGTCATCGGCATCGGCAGGCCCCCCAGTTCTGCCACATCGGCGAGGAGGGCGTCAGCAAAACCTGGCGCACGGGCAGCATCCGGTGCGCGACTTTCATTCCCGGACGCACGCGCGCTCACAGTCTGCGCGAACGCGGAAAATTACGCGTCCGCCTCGGCCGGTACGGCGGCGCGGCGGAGCCTGTCGCGGACCGCGGCCCATGCGGACTCGTCGGGCGGCGCGGCGACGACGATGGCGCTGCAGCCCGCGTCCTCGAGGCGGTGGAGCGCGGCGTAGAGCGCGGCCGCGAAGCCGTCGGGGCTCGGGGGCAAGACGACGGCGGGAGGCTCGAGCCCGGAGCCGGGCGAGAGCTCGATGGCGCCCGCACGCACGCCCTCGCCGCGAAGGCGAAGGACCTCGGCGGCGACGGCATCGGGCGGCACGATCGACAGCGACGCCGCGGGCGCGTAGTGCCGCGCGGAGGTGCCTGGCGAAGGCGCGCGTTCGCCCTCGGTCACGGTGACGGCGCCCGGGTCGACGAGATCGACGTGACGCCGGAGCGCGTCGAGCGAGATCGCTCCGGGCCTGAGCAGCACGGCGGGGCCCCTGGTGACGTCGACGATGGTGGACTCGATGCCGTGGCGGCACGGGCCTCCATCGAGCACGAGATCGATGCGGCCGCCCAGCGTCTTCACGACGTGCGCGGCCGTCGTCGGCGAGATGGTGGTCGAGCGGTTCGCGCTCGGCGCGGCGATCGGGAGGCGGCACGCCGCGAGCAGCGCGCGCGCGACGGGCGCGGCGGGGACGCGGATCGCGACCGTGGGTCCGTACGCGGCGACCTCGTCGGCGACGGCGTCGTTGCGCCGGTGGACGACCAGCGTGAGCGGCCCCGGCCAGAACGCGGCGGCGAGGCGCTCGGCGTCCGGCGGGAAGCTCTTTGCGAGCGCGCGCGCCTCGACGACGCTCTCGACGTGGACGATGAGCGGGTTCGTCGCGGCACGCCCCTTCGCGCGGAAGATGCCCGCGACTGCGCTCGACTGATCGGCCCGCGCGCCGAGCCCGTAGACGGTCTCGGTCGGAAACGCGACGAGGCGACCGGCTTCGATCAGCGCGGCAGCGCGCGCGACGGCGGATGGCTCGTAGGGCAGGATTTCGGTTCGCACGGCCGCTCGATCTTGGCGCTGAAAAGGCCGCGATGCACGCAGGCAGGCTCAGGACGCCGGGCGCAGGTAACGCGGCTCGAACGGCGCGAGCGCGCTCATGGTCGTGAGGGTCACCTGCTCGGCGAGCGCGCTCATCCCGGCCTGGCAGTCCGGCGGCACGGTCACGACAAACCCACGCTCGAGCGCGTCCTTCGCGGTCGCGAAGATGCCGATCTCGGTGGCGCACCCGGTCAGGATGATCTCGTCGGCGCCGAGGTCGTCGAGCAGCGCGCCGAAGGTCGAGCCGGTGAAGGCGCTGTAGGTGCGCTTGGGGATCACGTGATCGCCCTTCTCGGGCGCGATCTCGGGCCAGACCTCGGGGCCGCGCGTGCCCTCGATGGCGTGGCTCGGCCACACGTCGAGCTCGGGATCGCCGGGCGCGTGCGTGTCGCAGACGTAGATGATCGGCACGCCTTTTTCGCGCGCCTCGCCGATGCGCCGCTTGAGCGCGGGGACCACGTCGCGCGCGCGGGGCACCTCGAGCGGGCCGCCGGGCGTGAGGTAGTCGTTGATCATGTCGAGCACGACGAAGACGGGCCGCTTGGGGCGACGCGGGCGCGGGCGCGAGGCGAGCAGGCGCGCGCGCAGCCGCGGCGGAGGGCTCACGGCGGGCGCTGCGTGCGCCACGAGGAACAGCTCGTCTCGCAGCGCGCGCAGATCTGCGCGGTCCTCGGGCGATGCGGCGACGAGCGCATCGAGAGCCCGGTCGGGTGTGCCCGCGAGGAGCAACTCCAAAAGCCTTTCTCTACCGAGCCGATCCACCATCCGATGCCGCCACGCTGCCCCGTTTTCCCCTAGCACGTCGGCGCGCCGAAATGCGGCGGGGAGAGGCTCTTCTACGGTCGATCGGGCGACGGCTCGCTCGGGCTCGGCCCTAGGGGCGCGGGCGGAGCGGGCTCGTCCGGGCGCGCAGGCTCGGGCGGCGGGGCGGTGGCGGAGACCGGAATGGTCACGGACGTGACCTCGCCAGACCGCACTTCGACGGGGATCTTCGCGCTCGCGCCCTCGAGGTGGACCAGGTACTTGCCGGGCGGCGCCTCGGCAGCCACGCCCGCAGGATCGGGCGAGGCGGCGATCTGCAGGAACGCTGGAAGAGCCTCCCCCGGCGCGGCGAGGCGCAGGCGCGCCCCCGCAGGCGGCGCCACGGGCTTGGCGGCGTCGACGAAGCGCACCTCGATGGCCCCGGGCGCGCGGCCCTCGCGCAGGAGGGCCAGATCGGTGAGCACGCCGAGGGTGTCGCCGCGGGGCGTGACGATGAGCGCGCGCTCGTAACGGAGCGCGCCTCCGGGCGGCAAGGTCACGTCGCGCGCCGAGCGGACGAGCGAACCTTCCGCCGCGCTCTCGACCTCGAGCTTGGGGCGATCATCCGCGGGCGTGATCGCATACGCGACGCGCTTGCCAACGGCGGCGACGAACGTCCCCTCGGCGGCGCCGCGGAAGCCCCGCTCCTTGCCGGGGATCGCCTCTTCGGCCGAGCCCCACGCCATCGTGTCGCCGAGGGCAGGGACCACGATCGGCTCGGCGCTCTTGGAGGCGACGATGGTGGTGACGAGCAGCGCGCGAGCGCCTGGCACGAGCGCGTAGCGGGTCGCGATGACGACCTTGGCCTCGTCGCGCGCGCGTCCACGCACCTCGATCCAGG includes:
- a CDS encoding YcbK family protein, whose translation is MTTPQGRVNRGEGRRAERGRARPGRFASLIALGLAAATLAPSAPAAASLLDEPPKLYTFKLDDPSAPRLGLLRSFHNAEIERPGPMRGYLWGKFGQWRNDPWWQLAWRPSHAEMEGDMLADEPRDGELEAMRVALLDDEQMQADVPLFGFAPRRPGGLLRIEPDVVPAWSGLDPSRAHAFFASTGRSFVSNGFDSLWAPPQKPVRDWRCRRRPAVFVRYSGERDVFPLVRCDGSVEPDALDRLSLMARPPEAPRPGELLPDEPDPEAAQRGEWVPDVRLVHPRLLWLLQKVADAFPWRSIYIYSGYRPGAIVAGTSHQSMHAAARAMDIQVHGVPNATLLQFCRKLEDVGCGFYPNSKFVHVDVRRPGTGHALWIDASGPGEPPRYVDSWPGVIESGGMVWGASRLPPGSSTPAPPRLGGPP
- a CDS encoding L-threonylcarbamoyladenylate synthase, which codes for MRTEILPYEPSAVARAAALIEAGRLVAFPTETVYGLGARADQSSAVAGIFRAKGRAATNPLIVHVESVVEARALAKSFPPDAERLAAAFWPGPLTLVVHRRNDAVADEVAAYGPTVAIRVPAAPVARALLAACRLPIAAPSANRSTTISPTTAAHVVKTLGGRIDLVLDGGPCRHGIESTIVDVTRGPAVLLRPGAISLDALRRHVDLVDPGAVTVTEGERAPSPGTSARHYAPAASLSIVPPDAVAAEVLRLRGEGVRAGAIELSPGSGLEPPAVVLPPSPDGFAAALYAALHRLEDAGCSAIVVAAPPDESAWAAVRDRLRRAAVPAEADA
- a CDS encoding isochorismatase family protein gives rise to the protein MELLLAGTPDRALDALVAASPEDRADLRALRDELFLVAHAAPAVSPPPRLRARLLASRPRPRRPKRPVFVVLDMINDYLTPGGPLEVPRARDVVPALKRRIGEAREKGVPIIYVCDTHAPGDPELDVWPSHAIEGTRGPEVWPEIAPEKGDHVIPKRTYSAFTGSTFGALLDDLGADEIILTGCATEIGIFATAKDALERGFVVTVPPDCQAGMSALAEQVTLTTMSALAPFEPRYLRPAS